The DNA region ACTACACGTGGTGCACCGTGCTGCTGCAGGGCGACGTGCACGCGATGGTTGCCCGTACGGGTTACACGGGCGAGGACGGCTTCGAGTTGTTCGTCGTCCCTGCCGATGCCGTCGAGGTGTGGCGTTTGGCGCTCGCCCTGGGCGAGTCCGAGGGGCTGATTCCTTGCGGGCTCTCCGCCCGCGACACACTGCGACTCGAGGCGGGAATGCCGCTGTACGGCCATGAACTCACGCTCGCGACCACGCCGTACGACGCGGGGCTTTCCTGGGTGGTCCAGACCGGCGCGGCGCGCGTGCTTCAGCGTCCCGGCATCGATGGTGCGGTTTCCATGTCGGCCGAGCCCGTCGCCCGCGGCGACTTCGTGGGCCGCGAGGCCCTCGCCGCGGCCAAGGAACGAGCCGTCGCGACCGAGGCCGATCCGGCTTCTGCCCCCGAAGAGGCGCGCATCCTGGTGGGACTCGTCGGCTCTCCGGGGCGGGCCGCCCGTGCGGGGTTCGCGGTGTTGATGGACGGCCGTCGGGTGGGCATCGTCTCATCAGGCGCGCCCTCGCCGACGCTCGGAGTTCCCGTCGCGATGGCGATGGTGCACCCTTTGGCCGCCGTTGTAGGTACGGTTCTTGATGTCGATGTGCGCGGTCGGAGCGAAACCATGACCGTGACAGCGCTACCGTTGTACTCGCGAGCCTCGTAGCGACTCGAATTTCCATCCACACCGCGTGAAAGGGTGTCGTCATGTCCTCGGTCCCCGCAGACCTGCTGTACTCCACCGAGCACGAGTGGGTGGGTGGCGATGCCGAGCCCGGCTCGGTCGTCACGATTGGCATTACCGAACACGCCGCCGACGCTCTTGGTGACGTTGTCTACGTCGAGTTGCCCTCCGTGGGCGACCCCGTGACGGCTGGCGAGGTGTGTGGCGAGCTCGAGTCCTCCAAGGCCGTGAGCGAGCTCTACTCGCCCGTGACGGGCACCGTGACCGCGGTCAACGAGTCCCTGCGCCACGGCCCCGGCGCGATCAACGCAGAGCCCTACGACGCCGGCTGGATCTTCAAGGTCGAGGTGGGCGAGGACGCCGAACTCCTCGACGCCGAGGCGTACGCGGAACACATCTCGTGACCGACGCCGCGCCCGTGATCGGCGCGGCTGGTGAGTTGTTGATTGTGGCCGGTGCACTCACCGACTCCCTCGCCACACCCCGTTTGCTGCTCGCGGGCCGCCGTACCGAGCCCGCATGGGCGCGTGGCCTGTGGGAGTTCGCCGGCGGCAAGGTCGAGTCCGGCGAGACGGCCATCGCGGGCCTGCATCGCGAACTCCGCGAGGAGCTTGGTGTCGAGGTGGTGCTCGGCGACGAGCTCTTCGGGCCCGATGTCTCCGACGTGACCGGTGACAGGGTCTGGGAGATCAGGGCGCCGGGTTCCGTGCCCGGGCCAGGGGCCGAGCCGTCGCCCTTGCGTTTTGTGATGCGCCTCTTCTGGTGCGAGCTTGCGCCTGGATCGCCGCAGCCGGAGCCTCTCGAGGACCACGATCAGCTCACGTGGCTCGAGCCGGGCTCGTGGCGCGAGGGGGTCCGCTGGCTCCCGGCCGACGAGCGCATCGTCGCCGCGCTTCTTGACGACGCCATCGCGATTCACAAGCGCGGGACCTGCTAGCGCGCGGCCTGTTAGCGCGCGGCCTGTTAGCGAGCCGCCACGCACCCGTCGAGGTGGTCGTCAACGAGGCCGCACGCCTGCATGGCCGCGTACATCGTGGTGGGTCCCACAAAGACGAAGCCAACCTTCTTGAGGGCCTTCGCGAGCGCCACAGACTCGGGGGTCGACCCGGGGACGTCCGACCACGTCTTCACTCGCGCGGGCCGTACCTCGGGAGCGAAGGACCAGAACAGTTCCTCGAGCGATTCGCCGGCCTCATGCAATGCCACCACCGCGCGGGCGTTCGTGATGGCCGAGATGATCTTTTGGCGGTTGCGCACGATTGCGGCATCGGCCAGAAGCCGCTCCACGTCGTCGTCGCCAAAATCCGCGACCACGGCGGGATCGAAGCCCGCAAAGGCCGCGCGATAGTTGTCGCGCTTGCGGAGAATCGTGAGCCAAGACAGTCCCGACTGCGCTCCCTCGAGGACGATGCGTTCGAGCAGCGCCGCGTCGCCGTGGACGGGCAGGCCCCATTCGCTGTCGTGGTACCGCTCGTATAGCGGGTCCCCATTTCCAAAGCAGCGGATGAGGTCGTTCGGCTCGGTGATCATGGCTCCAGTGTGGCGGGAGGGGCCGACGCACCCCAAGCGTCGGCGCGGCACGGCGGGACGGGCGTCACGTGCCCTGCCTGGGGACGACCGCAACCCGTCGCGTCGAGGAGTGGCCCGCCCGGGACTAGCCCGTCGCGCACGTGTCCGCGTAATGTTGCCCACGCTATGACGATCCGTGACCTCCTCGCCGCCGACAGGCCCACCCTGTCCTACGAGCTGTTCCCGCCGCGCAGCGCGGCGGCTCAAGACGCGCTGCCAGCGACGATGGCGATGCTCGCTCGGACCCACCCCGACTTCATGTCGATCACATACGGCGCCTCGGGGTCGACTCGCGGCACGAGTCGCGACGTGGTCCAGCGCCTCGCAGAGGCTCACTCGGTGCCGCCGCTCGCTCACCTCACATGCGTCGACC from Demequina lutea includes:
- the gcvT gene encoding glycine cleavage system aminomethyltransferase GcvT — protein: MTRSPLHDEHVALGATLVDFAGWDMPVRYSGDVAEHLAVRTAAGLFDISHMGEIAIRGADAAAGLDAAVVSGMERLAIGRAKYTMLCTPGGGVIDDLIVYRRDWDHFLIVANAANVETVTAELVERFSAFDATVENITAEVSLIAVQGPKAVGIVAAMCAAGADDVRALKNYTWCTVLLQGDVHAMVARTGYTGEDGFELFVVPADAVEVWRLALALGESEGLIPCGLSARDTLRLEAGMPLYGHELTLATTPYDAGLSWVVQTGAARVLQRPGIDGAVSMSAEPVARGDFVGREALAAAKERAVATEADPASAPEEARILVGLVGSPGRAARAGFAVLMDGRRVGIVSSGAPSPTLGVPVAMAMVHPLAAVVGTVLDVDVRGRSETMTVTALPLYSRAS
- the gcvH gene encoding glycine cleavage system protein GcvH, with the protein product MSSVPADLLYSTEHEWVGGDAEPGSVVTIGITEHAADALGDVVYVELPSVGDPVTAGEVCGELESSKAVSELYSPVTGTVTAVNESLRHGPGAINAEPYDAGWIFKVEVGEDAELLDAEAYAEHIS
- a CDS encoding NUDIX domain-containing protein gives rise to the protein MTDAAPVIGAAGELLIVAGALTDSLATPRLLLAGRRTEPAWARGLWEFAGGKVESGETAIAGLHRELREELGVEVVLGDELFGPDVSDVTGDRVWEIRAPGSVPGPGAEPSPLRFVMRLFWCELAPGSPQPEPLEDHDQLTWLEPGSWREGVRWLPADERIVAALLDDAIAIHKRGTC
- a CDS encoding DNA-3-methyladenine glycosylase I; this encodes MITEPNDLIRCFGNGDPLYERYHDSEWGLPVHGDAALLERIVLEGAQSGLSWLTILRKRDNYRAAFAGFDPAVVADFGDDDVERLLADAAIVRNRQKIISAITNARAVVALHEAGESLEELFWSFAPEVRPARVKTWSDVPGSTPESVALAKALKKVGFVFVGPTTMYAAMQACGLVDDHLDGCVAAR